A DNA window from Sphingomonas changnyeongensis contains the following coding sequences:
- a CDS encoding DsbE family thiol:disulfide interchange protein, translating into MKRALILWLPLAGFVAFLGFVAHGLYAPADRSITSRMVGKPVPAFDLPEGAPGRGRFDSRALATGKPRLLNVFASWCVPCVAEAPVLMELKRRGVEIDAIAIRDRPQDVAGFLARHGDPYRHIGSDTVSRVQLAMGSSGVPETFVVDGRGIIRHQHIGDIRAENIPDILARLDEAAR; encoded by the coding sequence ATGAAACGCGCGCTTATTCTCTGGCTGCCGCTCGCGGGGTTCGTCGCCTTTCTGGGCTTTGTCGCGCACGGCCTTTACGCCCCGGCAGACCGCAGCATCACCTCGCGCATGGTCGGCAAGCCGGTGCCGGCGTTCGACCTGCCCGAAGGCGCGCCGGGGCGCGGCCGGTTCGACAGCCGCGCGCTGGCAACCGGCAAGCCCCGCCTGCTCAACGTCTTTGCCAGCTGGTGCGTGCCCTGCGTCGCCGAAGCGCCGGTGCTGATGGAGCTGAAGCGGCGCGGGGTCGAGATCGACGCGATCGCGATCCGCGACCGGCCGCAGGATGTCGCCGGCTTCCTTGCGCGGCACGGCGACCCCTATCGCCATATCGGGTCCGACACCGTGTCGCGCGTGCAGCTGGCGATGGGATCATCGGGCGTGCCCGAGACGTTCGTCGTCGACGGGCGCGGCATCATCCGCCACCAGCATATCGGCGACATCCGGGCGGAGAATATCCCCGACATCCTCGCCCGGCTTGACGAGGCGGCACGGTGA
- a CDS encoding heme lyase CcmF/NrfE family subunit produces the protein MIAEAGLAALWLAAALALLQLVMGATAFAGRGDAARMVGGAVVGPAAVAQGLLTLLAFMLLVWLFTESDMSVRLVAANSHSAKPMLYKIAGTWGNHEGSMLLWVTILGVAGAAVALFERRVSARMRHATLAAQAAIGLGFFAFLLFSSNPFERLAPAAAEGQGLNPLLQDPGLAFHPPTLYLGYVGLSVAFSFAVGALLTREVDAGFARAMRPWVLAAWIMLTLGITAGSYWAYYELGWGGWWFWDPVENASLMPWLAATALLHSVTVLATRDALRAWTVMLAVIAFSMSMVGTFLVRSGILTSVHAFAVDPQRGSFILALLALYIGGALALFGLRIATVKEGAQFEPVSREGALVGNNLLLTAILGVVFVGTLYPLAAEALSGEKLSVGPPYFDATAGPLALLMFVLMAAGPLLRWRRDQAKALIRRLAVPMLAGVAALGAVLVFAPGIRILPLLGLVTAIGVGAASVAPLFGRNLRRTPLFIWGMVIAHLGVAVSLAGMACDSAFTRETLVALNPGEARMVGPYSVRLTAIDPVAGPNWTALEATLVAQRGTNAPITLKPQARSWPNPVTQTSESAIATAWDGQLYTVLGAQDERGRWQLRLWWKPFVTLIWLGGGLIALGGALALVGRVRRAARQPVAAFA, from the coding sequence ATGATCGCCGAGGCGGGGCTGGCCGCATTGTGGCTGGCGGCGGCGCTCGCGCTGCTGCAGCTGGTGATGGGGGCGACCGCCTTTGCCGGGCGCGGCGATGCCGCCCGGATGGTCGGCGGGGCGGTGGTCGGCCCGGCGGCGGTTGCCCAGGGGCTGCTAACGCTGCTTGCCTTCATGCTGCTCGTCTGGCTGTTCACCGAATCCGACATGTCGGTGCGGCTGGTGGCGGCCAACAGCCATTCGGCCAAGCCGATGCTCTACAAGATCGCCGGCACCTGGGGAAATCACGAGGGCTCGATGCTGCTCTGGGTGACGATCCTGGGCGTGGCGGGCGCGGCGGTGGCGCTGTTCGAACGGCGGGTGAGCGCGCGGATGCGCCATGCGACGCTTGCCGCCCAGGCTGCGATCGGCCTCGGCTTTTTCGCGTTTCTGCTGTTTTCGTCAAACCCGTTCGAGCGGCTGGCACCGGCGGCGGCCGAGGGGCAGGGGCTCAACCCGCTGCTTCAGGATCCGGGCCTCGCCTTTCATCCGCCGACGCTTTACCTCGGCTATGTCGGGCTGTCGGTTGCCTTTTCCTTCGCGGTCGGCGCGCTGCTGACGCGCGAGGTCGATGCCGGTTTTGCCCGCGCGATGCGGCCCTGGGTGCTGGCGGCATGGATCATGCTGACGCTCGGCATCACCGCCGGCAGCTACTGGGCCTATTATGAGCTGGGCTGGGGCGGCTGGTGGTTCTGGGACCCGGTTGAAAATGCCTCGCTGATGCCCTGGCTGGCGGCGACCGCGCTGCTGCATTCGGTGACCGTGCTGGCAACGCGCGATGCGCTGCGCGCCTGGACGGTGATGCTGGCGGTCATCGCCTTTTCGATGTCGATGGTCGGCACCTTCCTTGTGCGCTCCGGCATTCTGACCAGCGTTCACGCCTTTGCCGTCGATCCCCAGCGCGGGTCGTTCATCCTCGCGCTGCTCGCGCTCTATATCGGCGGCGCGCTGGCGCTGTTCGGGTTGCGCATCGCGACCGTCAAGGAAGGCGCGCAGTTCGAGCCGGTGAGCCGCGAGGGCGCGCTTGTCGGCAACAATCTGCTGCTCACCGCGATCCTGGGCGTGGTGTTCGTCGGCACGCTCTATCCGCTGGCGGCCGAGGCGCTGTCGGGCGAGAAATTGTCGGTCGGCCCGCCTTATTTCGACGCGACCGCCGGGCCGCTCGCGCTGTTGATGTTCGTGCTGATGGCGGCGGGGCCGCTTCTGCGCTGGCGGCGCGACCAGGCAAAGGCGCTGATCCGGCGGCTGGCGGTGCCGATGTTGGCCGGGGTCGCCGCGCTGGGCGCGGTGCTGGTATTTGCGCCGGGCATCCGCATCCTGCCGCTGCTCGGGCTGGTGACGGCAATCGGCGTTGGCGCGGCCAGTGTCGCGCCGCTCTTTGGCCGTAACCTCAGGCGCACGCCGCTGTTCATCTGGGGCATGGTGATCGCGCATCTGGGTGTGGCCGTATCGCTGGCGGGCATGGCGTGCGACAGCGCCTTTACCCGTGAAACTTTGGTCGCGCTCAACCCGGGCGAGGCGCGCATGGTCGGGCCTTATTCGGTCAGGCTGACGGCGATCGATCCGGTCGCCGGGCCGAACTGGACCGCGCTTGAAGCCACTTTGGTCGCGCAGCGCGGCACCAATGCGCCGATCACGCTCAAGCCGCAGGCGCGCAGCTGGCCCAATCCGGTGACCCAGACCAGCGAATCGGCCATCGCCACTGCCTGGGACGGTCAGCTCTACACGGTGCTGGGCGCGCAGGATGAGCGCGGGCGCTGGCAGCTGCGGCTGTGGTGGAAACCGTTCGTGACCCTGATCTGGCTGGGCGGCGGGCTGATCGCGCTGGGCGGTGCGCTGGCGCTGGTCGGCCGGGTGCGTCGCGCGGCGCGCCAGCCGGTGGCGGCGTTCGCATGA